In Nitrospira sp., the following are encoded in one genomic region:
- a CDS encoding pyridoxal phosphate-dependent aminotransferase has translation MRLAARVGRIAPSPTLAMAATAKAMAAQGLDVIDFSAGEPDFDTPEPVKAAAEAAMREGFTKYTPSSGIDELRGAIIDKLQAELALRYEKSQILVSCGAKHSLYNLAEALLEAGDEIIIPIPYWVSYSDQALLNDATPVLLPTKEEDGYAVHASELERLITPRTKAIIVNSPCNPTGATYDRAALEQIASAAVRHDLLVISDEIYEKVLYDGATHLSIASLGSEIAARTVIINGVSKSYAMTGWRIGYAAGPKDLITAMANIQSQSTSNPCSISQKAAVAALRLGESFTRNMVEEFSRRRITIVKGLNKIPGVSCRMPSGAFYAFPNIKGILGKRGPSGVLKTPNDVAHYLLNDSRIAVVPGEPFGSPEHLRLSYATSMTNITRGLERLEQAFAKLG, from the coding sequence ATGAGATTGGCAGCACGTGTGGGTCGTATTGCACCCTCTCCGACGTTGGCGATGGCTGCAACCGCCAAGGCCATGGCCGCGCAAGGGCTGGACGTCATCGACTTTTCTGCCGGAGAACCGGATTTTGACACGCCGGAACCGGTGAAGGCCGCAGCAGAAGCGGCCATGCGCGAGGGGTTTACCAAGTACACCCCGTCGTCCGGGATCGATGAACTGCGAGGAGCGATTATCGACAAGCTCCAGGCTGAACTGGCTCTTCGGTATGAAAAATCTCAAATCCTCGTCTCCTGCGGGGCGAAGCATTCGCTCTACAATTTAGCAGAAGCCTTGCTCGAAGCAGGTGACGAGATCATCATCCCGATCCCCTACTGGGTTTCCTATTCGGATCAGGCACTTCTCAACGATGCCACACCGGTCCTGTTGCCGACTAAGGAGGAGGACGGTTACGCAGTCCATGCATCAGAGTTGGAACGACTCATTACACCGAGAACGAAAGCCATCATCGTGAATAGCCCGTGCAACCCTACCGGCGCAACCTATGATCGGGCGGCGCTGGAGCAGATCGCGTCAGCCGCGGTCCGGCATGACCTTCTTGTCATTTCGGATGAGATTTATGAAAAGGTGCTCTACGATGGAGCCACGCATCTCAGTATTGCATCATTGGGATCGGAGATTGCTGCGCGAACGGTCATTATCAACGGGGTATCGAAATCGTATGCCATGACAGGGTGGCGAATCGGATACGCGGCTGGTCCCAAAGATCTGATCACGGCGATGGCCAATATCCAGAGTCAGAGCACCTCGAATCCCTGCTCGATCTCACAGAAGGCCGCGGTCGCTGCCTTGCGTCTTGGGGAATCCTTCACTCGCAACATGGTGGAAGAATTTTCCCGTCGCCGAATCACCATTGTGAAAGGATTGAACAAGATTCCGGGAGTGTCCTGTCGAATGCCGAGCGGGGCTTTTTATGCTTTCCCGAATATCAAGGGTATATTGGGGAAGCGCGGTCCCTCGGGTGTACTCAAGACTCCCAATGATGTGGCTCATTATCTCTTGAATGATTCCCGGATTGCGGTCGTTCCGGGTGAACCCTTTGGAAGTCCGGAGCATCTCCGGCTGTCCTATGCTACCAGCATGACGAACATTACCCGAGGACTTGAGCGACTGGAGCAAGCGTTCGCGAAGTTAGGGTAA
- the coaD gene encoding pantetheine-phosphate adenylyltransferase, whose product MKIGIYPGTFDPITHGHTDIITRSLRVFDKVVVAVAPNPSKHPLFNLAERLDMVKLVVKDVGHVEVTPFDGLLVDYVERSGAHAIIRGLRAISDFEHEFQMALVNRKLAKTVETVFLMPSEEYSYLSSTIIKDVAQHDGSLMHFLHPEVARRLQARIRSLKP is encoded by the coding sequence ATGAAAATCGGTATTTATCCAGGGACATTTGATCCCATTACACATGGTCACACGGACATCATCACACGCAGCCTCCGAGTGTTCGACAAGGTGGTGGTCGCTGTCGCTCCGAATCCTTCCAAACATCCACTCTTCAATTTGGCGGAACGCCTTGATATGGTAAAGCTGGTCGTGAAGGATGTAGGACATGTCGAGGTGACACCGTTCGACGGATTGCTCGTCGACTATGTCGAGCGTTCAGGTGCCCATGCGATCATCCGTGGCCTGCGTGCCATTTCCGACTTTGAACATGAGTTTCAGATGGCGCTCGTCAACCGAAAGCTTGCCAAGACGGTGGAGACCGTGTTCTTAATGCCCAGCGAAGAGTACTCGTACTTGTCCTCGACCATCATCAAAGACGTGGCACAACACGATGGAAGTTTAATGCACTTTCTTCATCCGGAAGTAGCTCGGCGCCTACAAGCTCGTATCAGGAGTCTCAAACCATGA
- the rsmD gene encoding 16S rRNA (guanine(966)-N(2))-methyltransferase RsmD, with amino-acid sequence MRVIAGTLRGHRLYGPRKLALRPTSDRVREALFSILGNRLTNSRLLDLYAGTGAVGIEAVSRGAKHVTSVESNRDALNLLRKNLELCHIGGDKIAVLGCTVQQFLNRPEEWNGPYDLVFADPPYDEASALPSLFAESRTDELFALDSWLVIEHTAKIALPTPLGCTTFLRLYRYGDTALSLYSYLHAVQA; translated from the coding sequence ATGCGTGTAATCGCCGGGACCCTCCGAGGTCATCGACTCTACGGGCCTCGAAAATTGGCTCTTCGTCCAACCTCCGACCGGGTTCGGGAGGCCCTGTTTTCAATTCTCGGTAATCGGCTTACGAACAGCCGGCTCTTGGACCTGTATGCGGGGACCGGAGCCGTGGGAATTGAAGCCGTTAGCCGTGGTGCCAAGCACGTGACCTCCGTCGAGTCGAACCGGGATGCACTGAACCTGCTGCGGAAAAATCTGGAGCTCTGCCATATTGGTGGTGATAAAATAGCCGTGCTGGGTTGCACTGTCCAACAATTCCTGAATCGCCCCGAAGAGTGGAACGGTCCCTATGATCTTGTCTTTGCCGACCCACCCTATGACGAGGCGTCGGCGCTCCCATCATTATTTGCTGAGTCCAGGACCGATGAGCTGTTTGCCCTGGACTCATGGCTGGTCATCGAACACACTGCGAAGATCGCCTTACCCACGCCGCTAGGATGCACCACGTTTTTGCGACTCTATCGCTACGGTGATACCGCCTTGTCTCTCTACTCGTACCTCCACGCTGTGCAGGCATGA
- the radC gene encoding DNA repair protein RadC has product MADTGPRKSIAYWPKTERPRERLLAKGPEALSDAHLLAILLRTGRRDSSAVQVAIELLERVGGLGGLAACGTKELCAIPGVGPAKAAQLKAALALGRRSLAVPMSTGTRIASSADLFKHFHPALRDVKHELFKVVLLDAKNMVIRETTISEGSLTLSIVHPREVFALAVRESAAAVIFLHNHPSGDPTPSPEDRRLTDRLATAGKLLGIRVLDHLIIGDGRYVSFADEGWMTGQSNEYERP; this is encoded by the coding sequence GTGGCAGACACGGGACCGAGAAAAAGCATTGCCTACTGGCCAAAAACCGAACGTCCACGTGAGCGTCTTCTTGCCAAGGGACCTGAGGCCTTATCGGACGCCCATCTTCTCGCCATCCTCCTGAGAACCGGCCGTCGCGATTCATCCGCCGTGCAAGTAGCCATCGAACTCCTTGAGCGGGTAGGTGGGCTGGGAGGATTGGCGGCCTGCGGCACTAAAGAACTCTGCGCCATCCCCGGTGTTGGTCCCGCCAAGGCCGCCCAACTCAAGGCTGCGTTGGCATTAGGGCGACGGTCGTTGGCCGTTCCAATGTCTACCGGCACTCGTATTGCCTCAAGTGCGGATCTGTTCAAACATTTTCACCCTGCACTCCGCGATGTAAAACACGAGCTTTTCAAAGTCGTGCTACTGGACGCAAAAAATATGGTGATCAGAGAGACCACGATCTCAGAGGGAAGCCTCACACTCAGTATCGTGCATCCACGTGAAGTCTTTGCGCTCGCGGTGCGTGAATCGGCCGCCGCCGTCATTTTTCTTCACAATCATCCCAGCGGAGATCCGACTCCAAGCCCCGAGGATCGACGATTGACCGATCGACTCGCAACGGCGGGCAAACTGTTGGGGATCCGCGTATTGGACCATCTGATTATTGGAGATGGTCGGTACGTGAGCTTCGCTGACGAAGGATGGATGACAGGACAAAGCAACGAGTACGAGCGCCCCTGA
- the fusA gene encoding elongation factor G — translation METARLEPIRNVAIVSSAGAGKTSLSEALLYTGGAIPMLGSVTQGTTVSDFEPEELRHRNSTSTSLLQFSWNHASINLLDPPGALDLLGESLAALQAVDAVILLLSGNMGVRTELTRLWARIKALDLPCLVFVNGLDKEGASFENVLEICRQQLGRPPIPMTVPVSPGVNLYGVIDVRHEKLVRSGPSSAHVEQLPISSDLEGILSGTRKQLVEAVAESGETLLETYLTQGDLNQEDLLQGLRRDIHTQQFLPVYAGSATQNVGVWSLLDAIVTLLPAPSERGLARPWQGIHPETHEVCERKGSQQEPFSAYVFKTIIDPFIGRLSYCRVLSGTIHTDATVLNASKHVREKLGHFYRVLGKRHTAIDSARGGEIVAIAKLKDTHTGDTLCQENAPICYPMLSLPKPILSFAIEAKSKTDIDKVSLGLHKLIEEDPTLEFARNAETKEMVLSGMGQFHIDLALEKLHRKFGADVVLHTPKVPYRETLKTKSQAQGKYKKQTGGHGQYGDCWIEVAPLPRGNGYAFENRVVGGAIPRNFIPAVEKGVIEAMQDGPLSGFPVVDVRVAVYDGSYHVVDSSEMSFKIAGSMAFKKAIETAHPVLLEPVMTIEIDTPTDAVGAVMGDLSARRGRIVTVNAQDHAEQITALVPLAELLRYATALNAMTGGRGSYVMDFAQYDEVPRELAVRVIERHKAEGQAATAH, via the coding sequence ATGGAAACAGCCCGTCTGGAGCCCATCAGAAACGTGGCGATCGTATCCAGTGCCGGCGCGGGAAAGACCTCGCTCAGTGAGGCCCTACTCTATACCGGTGGAGCGATTCCCATGCTTGGTTCTGTGACACAGGGTACTACCGTTTCTGATTTCGAACCGGAGGAGCTTCGTCATCGTAATTCGACCAGTACCAGTCTCCTGCAGTTTTCGTGGAATCACGCCAGCATCAATTTACTTGACCCTCCGGGTGCCCTCGATCTTCTTGGAGAATCGCTTGCCGCCCTGCAGGCCGTTGATGCGGTCATTCTTCTTCTGAGCGGAAACATGGGGGTGAGGACGGAGCTGACACGGCTGTGGGCAAGAATCAAAGCCTTGGATCTTCCCTGTCTCGTGTTCGTGAACGGACTTGATAAGGAAGGCGCCTCATTCGAGAACGTTCTGGAGATCTGCCGCCAGCAGCTCGGTCGTCCTCCCATCCCGATGACGGTGCCGGTCAGCCCCGGCGTGAATTTATACGGCGTCATTGATGTGCGGCATGAGAAGCTTGTACGGTCTGGACCGAGTTCCGCGCACGTCGAGCAGCTCCCGATTTCAAGTGACCTGGAAGGAATTCTTAGCGGAACGCGCAAGCAGCTCGTGGAGGCAGTCGCGGAGAGCGGAGAAACTTTATTGGAGACCTACTTAACTCAGGGCGATTTAAACCAGGAAGATCTGTTACAAGGACTCCGTCGCGACATCCACACGCAGCAATTTCTTCCCGTGTACGCCGGCTCCGCAACCCAGAATGTCGGAGTCTGGTCCCTGCTGGATGCCATTGTGACCTTATTGCCGGCACCCTCCGAGCGTGGTCTGGCCCGTCCATGGCAAGGGATCCACCCAGAGACTCATGAAGTGTGTGAACGGAAGGGGAGTCAGCAGGAACCGTTTTCAGCCTATGTCTTCAAAACGATCATCGACCCATTCATCGGTCGGTTGTCCTATTGCCGGGTCTTGTCGGGAACAATCCATACCGATGCGACGGTGCTGAATGCTTCAAAACATGTGAGGGAGAAGCTCGGCCATTTCTACAGGGTCCTGGGCAAACGTCACACGGCCATCGACTCTGCAAGAGGGGGAGAGATCGTGGCCATCGCAAAACTCAAAGATACACATACCGGTGACACGTTGTGTCAAGAAAATGCTCCCATCTGCTACCCTATGCTGAGCCTACCAAAGCCGATCTTGTCGTTCGCGATCGAAGCCAAGTCCAAGACCGACATCGATAAAGTGAGTCTTGGCCTTCACAAACTCATCGAAGAAGATCCGACGCTGGAATTTGCGCGCAATGCCGAAACCAAGGAAATGGTGCTCAGCGGCATGGGGCAGTTCCACATCGATTTGGCGCTCGAGAAGCTCCATCGAAAGTTCGGAGCGGATGTCGTCCTACACACTCCGAAGGTCCCGTACCGAGAAACGCTCAAGACGAAATCACAGGCACAGGGCAAGTACAAGAAGCAAACCGGCGGGCACGGGCAATACGGCGATTGTTGGATTGAAGTGGCGCCGCTCCCGCGCGGTAACGGGTATGCATTTGAGAATCGCGTGGTAGGAGGAGCGATTCCTCGAAATTTCATTCCCGCCGTTGAAAAAGGGGTCATCGAAGCCATGCAGGATGGACCGTTGAGCGGCTTTCCGGTCGTCGATGTGCGGGTAGCCGTCTATGACGGATCCTATCATGTGGTTGATTCATCTGAGATGTCGTTCAAGATCGCGGGATCGATGGCGTTCAAGAAAGCGATCGAGACGGCGCATCCGGTGTTACTTGAGCCTGTCATGACGATCGAAATCGATACACCGACCGACGCGGTTGGAGCTGTCATGGGCGACTTGAGCGCCCGACGGGGTCGGATCGTGACTGTGAACGCGCAAGACCATGCGGAACAGATTACGGCGTTGGTTCCACTTGCTGAGCTCCTTCGATATGCGACGGCCCTCAACGCCATGACCGGAGGACGGGGCAGCTATGTCATGGATTTCGCGCAGTATGATGAAGTGCCACGAGAGTTGGCTGTACGGGTCATCGAGCGACATAAGGCAGAAGGGCAAGCCGCCACGGCCCATTGA
- a CDS encoding Do family serine endopeptidase, whose product MSAVIGGVRAEAFSTDSPGLRMLEEIQTVITELAEQTKPSVVNLFPITRAGRLRGGPGERTPNASGSGSGLIVDDEGHIVTNNHVIGDATEIEVRFSDKTMLKAQVIGKDPDTDLAVLKVNTDRRLPSARFGDSAGVKVGQWVLAVGNPFGLDQTVTLGVVSGIGRENINLSRYENFIQTDASINPGNSGGPLFNLRGEVIGINTAIINFAQGIGFAIPSNMAKQVIEQLLAKGKVMRGWLGVGIQPLTADLAKQFGVAEGEGVLVNEVFEKDPAALAGIKPGDVIVRIDGVVVDSPNKLSRLIATVTPGAKSKIEIVRDLKRLTMDVPLTERRDTPVVASVPQPEEKLGVRLGLDLQDLTAALSERFKLGEAKGVLIAKVEPNSLAQAEGLREGDLIKEVNRMDVSSVGEFRSAIARFRRGDALLLRVLRENHAFYVVLKPSD is encoded by the coding sequence TTGTCCGCTGTCATCGGAGGCGTCCGAGCCGAGGCATTCTCGACCGACTCACCCGGCCTTCGCATGCTAGAGGAGATCCAAACCGTCATTACCGAACTTGCGGAGCAGACCAAGCCTTCTGTCGTCAACCTGTTTCCCATTACCAGAGCCGGTAGGCTCCGCGGAGGGCCTGGCGAACGTACGCCGAATGCGTCAGGTTCCGGTTCGGGCCTGATTGTCGACGATGAGGGCCATATCGTGACGAACAACCATGTGATCGGGGATGCAACTGAAATCGAAGTGCGGTTTTCCGATAAGACGATGCTCAAGGCTCAGGTGATCGGCAAAGATCCGGATACCGATTTAGCGGTGCTCAAAGTAAACACTGATCGACGGTTGCCTAGTGCTCGGTTCGGTGACTCTGCCGGCGTCAAGGTCGGCCAATGGGTGTTGGCTGTCGGGAATCCGTTCGGGTTGGACCAGACCGTGACGCTCGGTGTGGTCAGCGGCATTGGTCGTGAAAACATCAACCTTTCACGCTATGAAAATTTCATTCAGACTGACGCCTCGATTAACCCAGGAAATTCAGGAGGCCCGCTCTTTAACCTCCGGGGTGAAGTGATTGGTATCAATACGGCGATCATCAATTTTGCCCAGGGAATTGGATTCGCGATTCCCTCGAATATGGCCAAGCAGGTCATCGAGCAGTTGCTGGCCAAGGGCAAGGTCATGCGGGGTTGGCTCGGAGTCGGAATTCAGCCGTTGACGGCTGACTTAGCGAAACAATTTGGAGTGGCTGAAGGCGAAGGAGTACTGGTGAACGAAGTGTTCGAGAAAGACCCTGCGGCCCTGGCTGGGATCAAACCAGGCGATGTCATCGTCCGGATCGACGGTGTTGTCGTCGATTCACCAAATAAACTGTCTCGTCTCATCGCGACGGTGACTCCAGGTGCCAAGTCAAAGATAGAAATAGTCCGGGATCTAAAACGCTTGACGATGGACGTGCCCCTCACGGAACGGCGAGATACCCCTGTTGTTGCATCGGTTCCTCAACCAGAGGAGAAGCTAGGAGTCAGGCTTGGTCTTGACCTCCAAGACTTGACCGCCGCCCTGTCGGAGCGGTTCAAGCTCGGTGAGGCGAAAGGTGTGCTGATCGCAAAGGTTGAACCCAACAGCCTTGCTCAAGCCGAAGGTCTCCGTGAGGGCGACCTCATCAAAGAAGTCAACCGTATGGACGTGTCCTCCGTAGGAGAATTTAGGTCAGCCATTGCGCGATTCAGGCGTGGCGATGCACTGTTGCTCCGTGTACTTCGTGAAAACCACGCATTTTATGTCGTGCTTAAACCCTCCGACTGA
- a CDS encoding TrkA C-terminal domain-containing protein, with the protein MTFELLGRVHQELSITGHAFYETILSISELVNRKVQVIRLHWQASILLQQIDDVAAKVGQQIVARVSDRLLYENHTDLVVGAIDQMLADTTSRVQELKRSLIGVDAQIRELKIESVRQDLLSLQRDLALRSGGMERLTIVRGAAAAGQPLSALPRYSASSAYVAVVFRGPFLVAPTNDLLFRPGDIVVLIGAQAELDQLVSWFTGQRPLTPSLTRSA; encoded by the coding sequence ATGACCTTCGAACTTCTCGGCCGTGTGCATCAAGAACTTTCAATTACCGGACATGCGTTCTACGAAACTATTCTCTCTATTTCTGAGCTGGTCAACCGAAAGGTTCAGGTTATTCGTCTCCATTGGCAGGCTTCCATTTTGCTGCAGCAAATTGACGATGTCGCTGCAAAAGTCGGTCAACAAATCGTCGCGCGGGTTTCTGATCGACTTCTGTACGAGAATCACACCGATTTGGTTGTCGGCGCGATCGATCAGATGCTTGCTGATACCACCTCACGCGTTCAAGAGTTAAAGCGGTCGTTGATCGGAGTTGATGCCCAGATACGTGAGCTCAAAATCGAGTCGGTCCGCCAGGACCTGCTCTCCCTCCAACGTGATTTGGCGCTTCGTTCGGGAGGTATGGAACGGCTGACCATCGTTCGTGGCGCTGCCGCCGCCGGGCAGCCACTCAGCGCGCTTCCACGCTATTCCGCTTCCTCCGCTTACGTGGCCGTGGTGTTTCGAGGACCTTTTCTGGTGGCTCCGACCAACGATCTCCTCTTCCGGCCCGGTGACATCGTAGTCTTGATTGGCGCTCAAGCCGAACTCGATCAACTCGTCTCATGGTTTACCGGCCAACGTCCCCTGACACCGTCGCTCACGAGATCGGCGTAG
- a CDS encoding ATP-binding protein, protein MNCTKCKTKAALKLPRHHAAFCKTCFNSFVYDQVHKAIRSQKMFEKTDRLLVAVSGGKDSLALWDILLKLGYKTDALYVNLGIGGYSESSRQKVVHFSETVAAEYDAVLHVHTVDREEGAGIRELAIIANRPTCSTCGTIKRYQFNHAAIRHGYDVMATGHNLDDEAARLLGNVLHWQTEYLGKQGPSLPASVDGFAKKVKPLYRLTERELAAYCVLNKIDYVVEECPMAQGARTLLYKEVLNRLETESPGTKQMFYWGFLEKSGTTETSTTIAEKDRSSLYPCSNCGQPTTAETCSYCKLMARAKTSPAR, encoded by the coding sequence ATGAACTGTACGAAGTGTAAGACCAAAGCAGCCCTCAAGTTACCCCGCCACCATGCAGCATTCTGCAAGACTTGCTTTAACAGTTTTGTATATGACCAGGTGCACAAAGCGATTCGATCTCAGAAGATGTTCGAAAAGACAGACCGTCTCCTTGTCGCTGTTTCAGGCGGCAAGGATAGTTTGGCCCTCTGGGACATTCTTCTGAAGCTAGGCTACAAGACCGATGCGCTGTATGTGAACCTTGGGATCGGAGGCTATTCCGAATCATCACGGCAGAAAGTCGTGCACTTTTCCGAGACCGTGGCCGCGGAATACGACGCCGTGCTCCATGTCCATACGGTCGACCGAGAAGAAGGCGCCGGCATTCGCGAGCTGGCCATCATAGCCAACCGTCCGACTTGCTCGACATGCGGCACGATCAAACGCTATCAATTCAACCATGCGGCAATCCGGCATGGGTATGATGTCATGGCGACGGGACATAATTTGGATGATGAAGCGGCTCGGTTGCTCGGGAATGTGTTGCATTGGCAGACCGAATACCTTGGAAAGCAAGGCCCCAGCCTGCCCGCCTCCGTCGATGGATTCGCCAAGAAGGTGAAGCCTCTGTATCGATTGACTGAGCGCGAATTGGCAGCCTATTGCGTCCTGAACAAGATCGACTATGTGGTTGAGGAATGTCCGATGGCGCAAGGAGCACGCACGCTCCTCTACAAAGAAGTTTTGAATCGCCTGGAAACCGAGTCGCCCGGCACCAAGCAGATGTTTTACTGGGGGTTTCTTGAAAAATCTGGCACGACCGAGACATCCACGACTATCGCGGAAAAAGATCGCTCATCGCTGTACCCCTGTTCCAACTGTGGGCAGCCGACCACGGCTGAGACCTGCTCCTACTGTAAGCTGATGGCCCGGGCGAAGACTTCGCCAGCTCGCTGA
- a CDS encoding DnaJ C-terminal domain-containing protein, with protein sequence MATTPRDYYHILGVPRTASPDDIKKAFRRLARQYHPDLHSGAKKAEMEKKFKELNEAQEVLTDPEKRKKYDQYGADWDQAQAFEKAARQQARTQGFGGPWGSEGDYAGQSSSGSGNDHFSDFFENLFGNRGRGGAGRASSGMPGEDIETDVQLGLREVLTGVTKRVNLREPRTCSTCQGSGTARGGPCATCQGTGMMSEYKTIEVRIPAGVQDGTRVRVAGKGQPGTNGGKRGDLYLHVVILSDPIFRRQGSDLHVTLPVYPWEAILGAEVTTPTLAEPVKVKVPPGSKADGKLRLKGKGLPSATGGHGDLFLTLQIVLPVGISEDERILYERLSKERHPDPRTELLYSAQRR encoded by the coding sequence ATGGCCACGACCCCACGCGACTACTATCACATTCTGGGCGTGCCCCGAACCGCCTCGCCCGACGACATTAAAAAAGCTTTTCGACGCCTGGCTCGCCAGTACCATCCCGATCTCCACTCGGGTGCGAAGAAGGCAGAGATGGAAAAGAAATTTAAAGAACTCAATGAGGCACAGGAGGTTCTGACCGACCCGGAGAAGCGGAAGAAGTATGATCAGTATGGGGCCGATTGGGATCAAGCACAAGCCTTTGAGAAAGCTGCTCGTCAACAGGCTAGGACACAAGGGTTCGGCGGGCCATGGGGTTCCGAAGGAGACTACGCCGGTCAAAGCAGTAGCGGATCCGGAAACGACCACTTCTCCGATTTTTTTGAGAACCTGTTTGGAAACCGCGGCCGCGGTGGAGCCGGACGTGCTAGTTCTGGAATGCCGGGAGAGGACATCGAGACTGACGTTCAATTGGGATTACGTGAAGTGTTGACCGGCGTCACCAAGCGCGTGAATCTGCGTGAACCCCGGACGTGTTCGACCTGCCAAGGAAGCGGTACCGCGCGTGGCGGACCTTGCGCGACCTGTCAGGGAACCGGAATGATGAGCGAATACAAAACCATAGAAGTGCGGATTCCTGCTGGAGTTCAAGACGGAACGCGCGTCAGAGTCGCCGGAAAGGGCCAGCCTGGAACAAATGGCGGAAAACGCGGGGACCTCTATCTCCACGTGGTCATTCTCTCCGATCCCATCTTTCGTCGGCAAGGTTCGGACTTACATGTCACCCTGCCCGTCTATCCTTGGGAAGCCATCCTAGGAGCAGAGGTCACCACTCCTACCTTAGCCGAACCGGTGAAAGTCAAAGTTCCACCAGGCAGCAAGGCCGACGGGAAACTCCGGCTCAAGGGGAAGGGGCTTCCCTCCGCTACAGGCGGGCATGGGGATCTTTTTCTGACGCTGCAAATTGTCCTACCCGTCGGTATCAGCGAAGATGAACGGATACTGTACGAGCGTTTGAGCAAGGAACGACATCCGGATCCGCGAACGGAGCTTCTCTACAGTGCCCAACGGCGTTGA
- a CDS encoding periplasmic heavy metal sensor, with amino-acid sequence MKSAIKATAASAVVSVCLMVLGVPSLWANDPSYGHGHAGGGHGYGKGMMHSGTGHLIRHLLKHEKDIGLTTDQVTKLKDIQLDLDKTRIKAEAEIQIAERELRALTDEEKSDLAAIETKLKQSEDLQVGLRMTSIKTRREVMSLLTPEQRAKEHSEHDKMMQQHKGYGTPHGGGMSYGAYPHGGNPHGSNPYGGNPHGKNPHEAVPPTTPGNMSVQ; translated from the coding sequence ATGAAGTCTGCAATAAAGGCCACCGCTGCCTCTGCGGTAGTTTCAGTATGTCTGATGGTGTTGGGCGTCCCCAGCCTCTGGGCGAATGATCCCAGCTATGGTCATGGCCATGCTGGAGGAGGACATGGCTATGGAAAAGGGATGATGCACAGCGGCACCGGGCATTTGATCCGACACCTGCTCAAGCACGAAAAGGACATCGGACTCACAACCGACCAAGTCACCAAGCTGAAAGACATCCAGCTCGATCTCGACAAAACACGCATCAAGGCCGAGGCCGAGATCCAAATCGCGGAGCGTGAACTGAGAGCGCTAACCGATGAAGAGAAATCCGATCTCGCTGCGATCGAAACCAAGCTCAAGCAGAGCGAAGATTTGCAAGTCGGCCTGCGGATGACTTCCATCAAGACACGTCGTGAGGTGATGAGCCTGCTGACCCCGGAACAACGTGCGAAAGAACACTCCGAGCATGACAAAATGATGCAGCAGCACAAAGGCTATGGAACTCCTCATGGTGGTGGAATGTCCTATGGCGCTTACCCACATGGGGGCAATCCTCATGGAAGTAATCCGTATGGTGGTAATCCGCATGGCAAGAATCCTCATGAGGCCGTACCCCCTACCACGCCCGGCAACATGTCTGTCCAGTAA